A window of Pirellulales bacterium genomic DNA:
AGGACCTGGCCCAGCTTGCCGGTGCGTTCGGCGGTGGAGACCATGTGGGCGGCCCCCAGGGGCAAAAAATTCACGGCGCGCAGCGATTTGCCCAAGGCTTCTCCCCGCAGGATTTCCTGCTCCGCCTGGGCAAAAAGTTCCTTATACAGGTGATTGCGCGAGGCCGCGCGGCACAGGCGGATCCCCTCGATCAGGGGGACGCCGCTGGTCAGCATGGTTCCCAACAGCCGAAAAATCCGTCCGGTGATGAGCGCGCGGCTGGCATGTTTGACCGGCACGGCATACAGGCAGAAGCGATCCCACAACTGCCTGGCCAGGGGGGTCCGCGCAAACATCCAGCCCCCGGCGCACACCCCCCCCAACAGCAAGGCCACCAGGAGGGTCTGCTGCCGCAACACATCCCCAATACCCAATAAAAAAGCGGTCAGCGGGGGGGCGGGACGCTCCAAATCGGCAAAGACCTGTGCAAATTGAGGGAGCACAAAAAAGAACATGGCCACGATTACCATGCCCGTCACCGCGCACAACACCAAGGGATAGGTCAACATGGACCAAACGCTGCCCCGCAACCGCAGGTCGCCCCGCAGCAGTTGGGTCAGCCGTTCCAGGACCTGGGTAATGGTTCCCGATTGTTCCCCGGCGCAAATCGCCGCGACAAAGGACTCGTCAAAGACGCGCGGATGCTTGCGCATGGCGTCCGAGAGGGAGGTACCGGCCGTAACATCCTGATAGAGAGCGTTCAACACCGCGCGCAGCGCGGGTTGGGGAAATTGCTCGGCCACTTGCTTGAGCGCCTCGGCCAGGTCTTCTCCGGATTGGCACAAGATTGATAATTGGGATAAAAACAACAGCAGATCCGCGGTGCGCACTTTACCGCGGCCCCGCGTGGGCCGGGAGAACCGCGCGACGATGGTTTGCCGTTGCCCGCTTACGAGCGAGACGACATACAACCCCTGCGAGCGTAATTTTTGCCGCGCATCCGCCAGCGTGTCACACTGGATTTCTCCGTGAGTCAGTTGACCGGCGCGGGTTTTGGCGGAATACGCAAAATTCATGGGATGGGAAACTACAACTAAGGCTAGCCCGAAGCGGGCGGCATTATTTCTTGCTGGTTGCAGGGGCTAATCCACAAAGGCGACACGGGTGACTTCTTCCAGGCTGGTTTTGCCCGCCTCGGCCAGACGCAACCCTTCGTCCAGTAGC
This region includes:
- a CDS encoding type II secretion system F family protein, translated to MNFAYSAKTRAGQLTHGEIQCDTLADARQKLRSQGLYVVSLVSGQRQTIVARFSRPTRGRGKVRTADLLLFLSQLSILCQSGEDLAEALKQVAEQFPQPALRAVLNALYQDVTAGTSLSDAMRKHPRVFDESFVAAICAGEQSGTITQVLERLTQLLRGDLRLRGSVWSMLTYPLVLCAVTGMVIVAMFFFVLPQFAQVFADLERPAPPLTAFLLGIGDVLRQQTLLVALLLGGVCAGGWMFARTPLARQLWDRFCLYAVPVKHASRALITGRIFRLLGTMLTSGVPLIEGIRLCRAASRNHLYKELFAQAEQEILRGEALGKSLRAVNFLPLGAAHMVSTAERTGKLGQVLQAVGEHFEDDGERHLRDLIRILEPAIIVMLGVVVAVVVLAIIMPLLDVSTISN